In Bacillus thuringiensis, the DNA window AAGTCTCGAATTTAAATTATACAGTTAAATCGTTAAAACGTTTCAAAGATAAAACGGTAATTATTTCAGGTGGAGGGAACTCTGCAATTGATTGGGCAAATGAATTAGAACCAATCGCGAAAAAAGTGTACTTAACATATAGAAAAGAAGAATTATCTGGTCACGAAGCACAAGTAAAACAACTTATGAATAGTTCAGCAAAATGTTTCTTTAATACATCGATTACAAAATTAATTGCTGGTGATAACCATGAAGCGATTGAATATGTAGAATTAACAAACCATGAAACGGGAGAGATTTCTCAGTTATCTATCGAAGAAGTTATTATTAATCATGGATATGAACGTGACATTACATTATTGGAAAATAGTGAGCTAGATGTCGCAATTGTAGATAATTACTTTATTGCAGGGAATGCGAATAGTGAGTCCTCTGTAGATGGATTATATGCTGCGGGAGATATTTTAAAGCATGAAGGGAAATTACATTTAATTGCAGGAGCGTTCCAAGATGCTGGAAATGCTGTAAATAAAGCGAAACAATTTATTCAACCAGATGCAAGTGAGTATGGAATGGTTTCGTCGCATAATGAAGTATTTAAGAAGAGAAATCGTGAATTGATCAAGCAGATGATGAAATAATAAAAAAACAAGTATACCCCCATTTACTTCTCTATTCGAGTGATAAGAGAGGCAAATGGGGGTTTTCCTGTTTACTATATTTTCAATCATTATAATGACACCGGTTTCATCAGTTCATGTAATATGAACGTTTTATTTGTAAATCTTCCTAGAAAACAATGAATCTATGTTTTGCTGACGCAGAACAGTATTACATTATGCTGTCCCTTTAGCTCGTTCGTTAGGAAATGGCATATTTAATATAGACGCAATGTACTGTTTTCCATGCATTCGAGCTAATGATTCTAATATTTGACGGACGCGTTTTGTAAGATGTCCTTGTCCCTTTATAGCTTCACAATATGCATCATAGAAAGCGTATTTAGCCCAAAGGAAATCATCTTGTTGGAATAAAAAATGATTTTTGTACCATTCCCCAATTGTATGGTAACAATTGTTTTCATGTATTACTGAGCTTTGAGAAAGAATACGATCAGATAAAGATGTAGTTAAATGAGAAATTGTGTTTTCTGTTTCAACCTGTAATGTTTTTTCTAACATTGTAATGATGTGACGAGTAGCCATATGTTAACTCTCCTTTGTGTAAATGGGTAATACCATTCTATATTTAAAAAATCCTTACTATATTATTATACAATATATGGAATGCATCCACCTTCTTTTTAAATTGCATTTACAAAATCTTTTTTATTTGTTTACAAAAATAAAGTAAGATACAGTATATAGGAAAAAACAATAAAGGAATGAACGCGTTGTATATAACAGTAGAAGAAGCTGCGGAGTATTTGAATTTACCAAAGTCGTATATTGAAGAGCTAATTCAGAAAAAGCAAATTCGTGCTCTATTCGATGGAGAGCAATATTTATTAAATAAAGAACAATTCAATACACATTTAGAACAAATGGAGAAATATAAGCAATTAGTGGAAGAAATATTGAACGAACCAATTCCAGAAGATATGGATGTTAAAGACGAAGATTAAACTATAGGAAATCCCGTATGAAGATATGCAGAAATGTATCTTCATACGGGATTTTTTTGTCTCAAAATATCAAAACTTTAAGGGGAATTTAGGGTTTTTCGGGAGTTTGATAGGTAATAGTCTACCATGTTAAAAGCATATTTTTTTCTAGCTAGGACAAACATAGAGAACGTAACCTGTACAGATACATATACTATCAGTGCAAAAGCTTATAAATTAATGGAAGGGGTTTTCTCGTGAGTTTATTTCATTGTGATTTTCTGAAAGATTTAATTGGATCTTTTGTAAGAGTAAACAGGGGTGGTCCAGAATCTCAAAAAGGGACAATAGTCGCAGTATGTTCAGATTACTTTGTATTGAAGAATGAAAAAGGAGAGCTCTATTACTATCAGATTCGTCATCTGAAAAGTGTTACAAAAAATGCGAAAGATTGTAAAGCAGATGATTGCGGATGGTTTGAATGTGAATGTGAAGATGACTTTGAAAAGCTACTTCAAAGCTTCAAATATCGCTGGGTGAAAATTAATCGTGGTGGTCCAGAGAAAGTTGAAGGTATTTTACAAGATGTTTCTTGTGAATTCGTGACATTAATTGTAAAAGAAGAAGTTATATTAGTTGCAGTATCCCATATTAAGAGTGTCACAGTAGAGTGCGGAGAGAGCGAAGAAAGTAATAGTGAAAGCACTTGTTCAGGTCGAGATCGCGCACAAAGACAATCAAGTAGAGGAAGATAATAAGAAAGGAGGATATAAATTTGGAGAGTGTATTATGTTGTGAGCAAATTAAGTGCTTAGTCGGTGAGACTGTGAAAGTAAATCTGCGTGGACCAGAGAGTCGAGTGGGGGTACTTGTATCGTTAGGAAGAGATTACCTCACATTACAACTTCCTCTTGGTGAATTAGTATATTACCAATTGAAGCACGTGAAGAGTCTAGTTAAGAAAGTGAAAGAAAGTAAATGTGGCGATTGCTATGTTTCATGTTTCTGCTCTGATGATGATACTTTTGTCGATGTATTACGTGACTTGAAGTATAAGTGGGTAAAGATTAATCGTGGCGGCCCAGAGTGTGTGGAAGGTTTATTAAGTGAAGTGCATGAAGAATGTATTACGCTAGTAAACGGTGATGAAGTCATTTATATCATTAATTATCATATTAAGAGTGTGAGTCAAGTAGTGAAATGTAAAAAGAATGAAGATGAATAATGTTTAATAAATAAGAGGGGCATTATGAGGGAAAGAGAAGAACAATTTCTTATTTCGATAGTATGAAAAGGAATTACTTACTATTAAGACAGAACATTGCCCTGATTATTTTTTTAAAATGGAAGATAGTAAAGTTGAAATTCATAGGAAGGAGGATATAGATGAATGAGTTAAACAAAAGTATTGGAGAAAATATATATATTAAATTAATCGGTGAAAAAAGGTTTAAAGGTGTATTAATAGACGTAGGGAATGATATTGTTGTTCTTTACAATGGACAAGACTACGTATATATATCTTTATACCATGTACAATATTATAAATTTTTAAGACCATATGATGAAGAAATATCAAAACCAGATGTTGATTCTGTAATTAAGAGAGAATCACCTTCCATTTCTTTGAGAAAAGTATTAAGTACTTCTAAAGGAATTTTTACAGAAGTTTATGTAGCAGGAAATGCTCCAATACATGGTTATGTTACAAGTGTAATGAACGATTATATTGTTTTTTATAGTCCAGTTTATAAAACAGTATATATATCTTTAAAGCATTTAAAATGGTTAATTCCGTATAAAGAAAATCAAGTTCCTTATGCCCTCAATAAAAATGAACTCCCCGTGAATCCGCTAAATATTACGTTAGCTAGAACGTTTGAAGAACAGCTTATTAAAATGGCTGGGAAAATTATGGTGTTCGATTTAGGTGAGGAATCTAATAAAATCGGAAAGATGGCGAAGATTGATGAGGGGCATATTGAAATATTAAAAGCACGTGATGCAAAAATGTATGTAAATATTCAACATGTAAAATCTGTCCATTGTCCGTAGAGTAGACTAGTTGAAAGGCTGGCTTTTTCTTTTATATATGCAAAAGAAAAGGTCGAGCCTATTTATTTAGTTTGATTTGGATGTGAGGGGAAAAATGAATTGAATATAATTGTGTTAGTTGTATCTATGAAGAGCTAATCTTGTGCAAAATTATAAAATGAAACTTTAATCAGTGGGGGGCATCTCTCACCGATAGGGTTTTTACGGGCAGTTGATCCTTTGCCTAACTTTTTTGCTTTCGCTGGATTTTGAGTTTTGGGTCTTACTGCCCAGCAAATAGCGGGATAAAAAATATGTACGAGCTATCTTTTGATATATTCAATTTATTTTTTGGAGGGAGAACTGTTCAACTACTATATTAAAGGGGTTTTGTTGGTGGAACAGTTTTCAAATTCGTTATCGATTACATTACTTGGTAGTGCTGGTGGAGCAGCAAAAGCAGTTTTAGCAATTTTAAATCAAGCGATAGTAAATGAAAAAGACCTGATTTATGAAACGATAAAGAATGTTCAATTTCATTTGGTTGATATAAAACAAAAAGATAGGACTTATTACGATGAGTTGTTTCCAAATTTGAAAGATCAATTGTTTTTATATGAAATTGATCTTCAAGATGTAGTGAAATTCAAACAACATTTGAAAGAAAAAAGCACGAGTGTTGTTATTGATGTTTCGGGGGCAGATACGATCAGAGTGTTAAGCTGTTGTAATGAACTTGGAATTTGTTATATTAATTCAGCTTTGGAAAATGAGGCAGTAGATCAGGACGATAGTTTAATCGGTTTTCAGCTTACGGAAAGATATACGAGATTTGAGAAGGAAAAAGAGAAATTTACAAATACAAAAGCAATTATAGGCTCAGGTATGAATCCAGGTGTTGTTCAATGGATGGTTGTTGAACTTATGAAGGAACGCCCGAATGAAAAGCCAAGAGCATGCTATATAGTAGAACATGATACGTCATTTTTGAATGATACAGCACTTATAAAGCCTGATACACTTTATGCTTCATGGGCAGTAGAGCGATTTCTAGATGAAGCGATATGGAGTTATCCGATGTATATGAGTCATCATCGTCCTCTTTACTTTTATGAAGATGTATATGCTTCAGAGTATAAAGTAAAGTTGGGAGAGAAAGAGTTTTATGGTTGTTTAATGCCACATGAGGAAGTTTTAATTTTAGGGAAAAACTTTAATATGGAAGTTGGGTTTCTTTACCGAATTAACGAGTATACAACAAATATAATTAGACAGAATTTAGATAAGGTAGAAGAACTATGGAACTGGAATCGTAAAGTATTTAATCCAGCCGAAGAAGAGATTGCGGGCGAGGATCTAGTCGGTGTATTACTCGTTTATGAAAATAGGGAGACATATATGTATAATGTGATGAATAGTAGCCAAGTTTTTCATAAATATAAAACGAATGCGACTTACTTCCAAGTAGGATGTGGAATTTATGCTGGCTTGTGTAGTTTACTGTTCGATAACTTTAAACAAGGTGCCTATTATGTAGAGGAATTATTATTAAATACAGAAAGTAAGTACGGAGAATATTTGAATTTATATATGAAGGATTTTGTGGTGGGGGAAAATGATTTTACGGATGGATTGCTACATGATCGGGTAAGATGGATATAAGTTGTGACGAAAAGGGAGGGGGAAATTTCCTTCCTTTTCGCGTTATAAGGTTACATATTGTTCTGAAAGTAATTTCATACTTATAATTTAATGAGATAATATGTAGAGTTTTTGTATGGATCATGAGGAGTATTTATATGAACAAATTTAAAAACTTAATTTATGAGAAAAGAGAAGCTTTAAAAGTATTTAAAAAAATTAACGGATTTGCTAGGAAAACCGAAACCAACGAATTATGAATGGTGTAATATACAGGAAATCCTTTTATATGTTGTACAGCTAATGGAAAGTTATGCAGCGCAATATAGAGTGAGATTTCATTTGCAAGTAGATGGGAATCTACCGGTTATAAATAGTGATGATAAACAATTAAAACAAGTGTTATTAAATATTATTAAAAACGGAATAGAATCAATGCCAGAAGGTGGAGATATTCATATCTGTACATATCAAAAAACTGAAGGGCATTTATGTATTTCTGTTGAAGACCAAGGCTTTGGTTATAGAGAAGGAGAAGTTAGAGAAGATTGGAAAGGCTTTTTACACAACAAAGGAGAATGGTACGGGACTTGGATTAATGATTACATAGAAACTTATTAAGGAACATCAAGGAAGTATCGCAATTCAAAGTAATGTGGGAATAGGAACGAAAGTGGAGATTTTTTTACCAACAGTATCATGTGCTAGAGAAAATATTTTTCAGAAAAGTGTTCTTGTTGCGTAAATATAAACATTTTATAAAATGTTTCAAGAAGGGTTTTTTTTATAAAACACTTCGTTTATAATGGAGGAAAATATCGACATGAGATTTATTATTCATGTTACGGTTCGGTAGTAGGGGTGCACACGCATCCTTTTTTCTATGCAGATATGATGAAAGAGGTGGTATGATGGAATTAACATTAAATTCGACTGTACGTTTACACACGATTCAATTTCGAAAAGAGCAAAATAATTATATTGTAAAAGATACAATTACAGGAGAAAAATATGAAATGCCGCCACTTTGGATTGATGCATTGGCAATGATGCGTGACGGTTTTTCATTGGGGGAAATTGAGGAGAAATTAAAAGAAGAGTATCCGGTCGAAGAAATAAATATGTTAGCATTTACGAGGCAATTGTTAGAGCTAGAGCTTGTCGAAATGGTAGATGGGGAAGAAATAGCATGTACAAAGAAGAAAGAGAAAGATTATTTAGCTTGGTTACGTCCTCGTGTTGAGCAATTCTTTCTTAGTTTAAATAGAAAAAATAGAAGCAAAGGTCAATAAATGATCTTTGCTTTTTTGTATAGTTTGTTTAAAAAATTACAGCGAATGCCCTTGCAAAAGCACCGTCGCTATCTTTAATTTTTAAAGGTGCCGCTGAGAAAAAGAAACGTTTCGTATTAATGGCATCTAAGTTTGTTAAGTTTTCGATTAAATAAATATTATTCCCAAGTAGTATGTGATGAATCGGTGATGTTTCTGTTGTTACCTCATCAGGAGAGATGAAATCTAAACCGACAGATTTTACTTTTAATTGAACTAGTTCTTCAGCTAATTCTTCAGAAAGATAAAAAGCTTCTTTCTCATATGCTTCTGTGTTCCATTTAGTAGATAGATTGGAATGGAAAATGACAATATCCCCTTCTTTTATGTCAGCGTTGTGTAATACTTCTCTAGGTAGTTTTCGTTCTTTTACATGAGTTACATCAATAAGAACAGCGTCGCCTACAAATTGATTTAGGGGTAATTGATCAATAGTCGTTGCACCTGAAATGAAATGAGCAGGAGCATCACAATGTGTGCCAACATGAACAACAGAATGAAAGTCTGTAACTTGATAGCCTGCCTCTTCAACGCTTGTAATGGCTCCTAAATTGATTTTTGGTGTTCCAGGGAATTGGGACATGTTGTTTTCAAATGTTTGTGATAGGTCAATTACTTTCACTTTAAATACCTCCAATATATGTTTTGAAATAAAAAAACTCACCTTTCATAATCAAGAAAGATGAGTTTTGCACACAATAGTTACGTTTTATCTTTCAAAATGCAATGCATTTTGCAGGAATTAGCACCTATTCAGTTTTTATAAACTGAGGTTGCTGGGCGTCAAAGGGCCGGTCCCTCTGCCTCTCTTGATAAAGACATATTAAGTTTTTAGTTCTGAATATTCACTGTATTTAAATTGTAATTCATTTCCTTTTTTCGTGCAATACAAAATAGGTATTCACCCAAATAAAGTTGCTCGCATATTGTAGCTTATGTAAATAGAATGCTGCGAAGGAGTGAGTGCAGTGACAGGGAATGTATTGAATTATTATGCTGGTGGAAATACAGCTAGAGGGTTTCATAATTTATACGAAGAGAACTTAAAAGGACTAAACAGGTTATTTATTTTAAAGGGTGGTCCTGGAACCGGGAAATCTTCTTTAATTAAGGCAATAGGTCGCGAATGGGTTGAAAAAGGATATGATATTGAATTTTTACACTGTTCTTCTGATAACAAATCAGTTGATGGTGTAATTATTCCGAAGTTAAAAGTAGGAATTGTTGATGGAACATCACCGCATGTTATTGAACCGAAAATGCCAGGAGTTGTTGAGGAGTATATTAATTTAGGGGTTGCTTGGGACTCAGATAAATTAAGAAAGCATAAGGTGGAAATTGAACGATTTGTTTCAGAAGCAAGTAAAGCTTTTCAAACTGCTTACGCTTGTTTTAACGAGGCGCTAATTATACATGATGAGTGGGAGAAAATATATATTAATAATATTGATTTTAATAAAGCAAATGTACTAACCGATCAGCTGATTCAGAAGTTATTTACAGATAAAGGCGGGAAACAATCGCTTGTGAAACATCGTTTTTTAGGAGCAGCTACACCGAAAGGAGCAGTTGATTTTGTTCCTAATTTAACAGAAGGATTACCACATCGTTATTTTATAAAAGGACGCCCAGGCTCTGGGAAATCAACAATGCTCAAAAAATTAGCTAAGGCAGCAGAAGAAAAAGGATTTGAAGTTGAAGTATATCATTGTGGATTTGATCCGAATAGCCTTGATATGGTGATTGTAAGAGAATTAGGGTTTGCAATTTTTGATAGCACCGCACCACATGAATATTTTCCGAGCCGCGAAGGTGATGAGATTATAGATATGTATGCCCTTATCGTGACACCAGGGACAGATGAGAAGTATGCGACAGAAATTCGCGACGTGTCGATTCAATATAAAGCAAAAATGAATGAGGCGATGTCTTTCTTAGCGAAAGCGAAATCAGTTCGTGATAAATTAGAACGAATTTATATTGCTGCTATGGATTTTTCAAGAGTAGACGCATATAAAGAGGAGATTCAAAAAGAGTTTGAACGAATTGCGGTTAGTGTAACAGAAAAGAACAAGTAAAAAATAAGTTTTTTGGCAGGCTGTCGGGAGTTTTCTGACAGCTATTTTAGTATGTAGTAAACTTAGTGGTATATTTGTCGAATTTCCAAGGAAATAATCAAAAGATGGAGAGGGTATGAAATGAGAGAGAAAATTAGGTTGGAGTTAGAAAGAATTGAAAAAGAGAATGAAGTGAAAATTTTATTTGCAGTGGAATCAGGGAGTCGTGCTTGGGGCTTTCCATCGAAAGATAGTGATTATGATGTTAGATTCGTTTATATGCATCCGGTAGAATGGTATTTATCAATTCATGATAAACGAGATGTAATTGAGTATCCGATTAGTGATGATTTAGATATAAGCGGCTGGGATATTAAAAAAGCGTTACAACTATTCGCAAAGTCAAACCCAGCTTTACTTGAATGGATTCGATCACCGATTTTTTATTCGAAAAACTCTAATTTTCCAGAACAGCTTCAGCAAATGAGTGAAAAGCATTTTGATCCAAAAGCAACGATATATCATTACTTACATATGGCTTCAAAAAATTATCGTGAATTTTTGCAAGGTGAGAATGTAAAATTGAAAAAGTACTTTTATGTATTACGTCCTATTTTAGCTTGTAAGTGGTTAGAGGAGAAAACAACTCTGCCTCCTGTAGAATTCGATCGATTGATTACAGAATTATCATTAGAACGTAGTGTATTAGCTGAAATTGAACAGTTGTTAATAAAGAAAAAGGCAGGTACTGAATTAGATATTGGATTAAAAATTGAGGTGTTGAATCAATTTTTAGAAGATCAAATTCATTACTATCAGCAATATGTAAAAGGAATTGAAAAGGGATCAGGAATCGATATTGAGAGTTTAAATACATTGTTTCGAGATATGTTGTTTGCAGTATATGAAAAAGAGCACAAGTGAGTTTGTGCTCTTTTTCATTTTGTAGGAATAAAGAAAACAGATATAGCTGCGAGAAGACCTGCGAATGAGAATAAGTAAAAATTCCATGCTAAGTCATATTGCATTGTCATAATGATACCGACAAGAATAGGGCCAGCAATTGCACCAACTCGGCCGAGTCCAAGTCCCCAGCCTAAGGAAGTAGCTCGGATATGGGATGGGAAATATTGTGTTACATATGCATTTAATATTTGAGTAATACCGACTGATCCAATTCCAGCAAGACCGATTAAAAGATAAATGATTGTAACAGATGGTTTAATTGTTAATAGTCCAATACATATGGCTGCCATAAGATAGGAGATGCTAATAACAATTTTAGCTCCTATACGATCTGCGATTGCTCCAGCAAATAATGCCCCGATAGCGGCAGTAATATTTAGCATAAGTAAAAATGATAAACTAGATCCAAGAGGGTATCCTGCTTGGCGCATCATTTGAGGTAACCAAGTATTTAAACCGTATATTAAAAACATTCCCATTATATAAGTGATCCAAAAAAGCAGTGTTGCTTTTATGTATTCTTTTGAGAATAACGTAAGAAACCCATTTTTCTTTCGTATATTAGAGGGGGCTTGATGAGTTTCCTCTTTTGCATTAAATTCAATTTGGAAACGATTAAGAATTTGGTCCACTTCTTCTTGGCGATTACGTGATAATAAAAATTGAATGGATTCAGGTAAATAACGAATGATGAAAGGAATGAGGAGTAGCGGAACCATTCCGATGCCAAACATAATTCTCCATCCGAAATCTTCTAACATAAACATAGACAAAATAGCACCTAACACGATACCTAAAGGATAGCCAGTAAACATAAGAGCATAAATAAAAGATTGTCGCTTTTTGGGTGAATATTCAACAGTAAGTGCTGAAGCTGTTGGAATAACACCGCCTAATCCGATTCCTCCGATAAATCGAGATAAACCAAATAATTCAGGGGAAGGAGCAAGTGCAGCAAGACCCATTGTGATAGAAAAAAGTGCTAAACAGCATATAAGCGTCCATTTTCGCCCAATTAGATCTGTAATGGTTCCAACTAGAATAGCGCCAATAAACATCCCAAATAAAGCATAGCTAGCAATTGTACCAGCGTGTGCTGGTGAAAGTGCCCAACTTTTGTCTTCTAGGAGCTTTGGCAGAACGGCACCGTAAATACCTAAATCATATCCATCAGCTAGAATGGCTAGCCAACAAATAAAAACAACAAGTTTTGTAATAGAGCTTGAAAAGATAGTTTCTGTAGATTCTAGATGAGGTGGAGCTGAAGGTTGCATAGTATTCCCTCCTTTTATTTATAGATAAATATATTATTTCATTTGATGTTAATATTTCCCTTCTTATGTCGAAGTTTATCTGAAAAGGTTTTATAACAAATAAAGAAGTTCAACAGGAATCCTGTTGAACTTCTTTATTTGTTTACTCATTATTAACTCGTTTTAACGGTTGATCTGCTGGACCTTCCAGAACATCTCCCTCAATTGAAAAGCGGGAACCGTGGCAAGGGCAGTCCCAAGTACAATCGCCATTATTCCATTCAACTTCGCAGCCGAGATGTGTACAAGTTGTATCGACAATATGTAATTTTCCATCTTTGTCCTTATAAGCACCTGCTCGTTTCCCGTTAACATGCACGACAGATCCTTCACCAATTTCGAGGTCTTCTGGTTGACGTAATGCGGTTTCCATCTTTCCTTCAATTAAATGTTTCGCAACATCAATGTTCTGAGAGAGGAACGTTTTTATATCTGTATTTGCATGGAAGCGTGATGGTGCATACAGTTCTTTATATGGACTGTGGACTTTTAGAATGGAGTCCTTCAGTAAATGAGCGGCAGCAGTTCCAGTTGTCATTCCCCATTTACGATATCCAGTTGCAACAAATATATTTGGATTCCTTTCGTTAATATGTCCAATATAAGGAAGCTTATCTAGCGTAATTAAATCTTGTGCTGACCATCTATAGGGAACTTCATCTATTCCAAATGTTGCTTCCGCAAAAGAAAACAGAGCTTCATAATGAAGCATTGTATTTATTCCTTGTCCTGTTTTATGACTTTCTCCGCCAATTAAAATTAATTTTTCCCCATTGTTTGTTGTATAGCGTAAGGAGCGTTTTGGGTCATCAATACTTAAATACATGCCACCTGGATAATCTGTTTTTGCTTTGATTGCAAGAGCATAAGAGCGTTCAGCATACATTCGCGTAAAGAAAAAGCTATTTGCATCATAAAAAGGAAAATGCGAGCAAGAGACAACATATTTACAAGTGATGCGATGGCCCTCCTTTGTAATGACTTGTGGAGAATCCCCCTTTTCCACATCCATAGCTGTTGTTTGTTCGTAAACTTTTCCACCCATCTCCACAAACTTTTCTAGAAGTGTTTTCAAATAAAGGAGGGGATGGAATTGTGCTTGATTTTTCATGATAAGTGCAGATTGCACTGGAATCGGAATCGATAGAGATTGAACATAGTCACAAGGTATATTTAATTTTTGATAGGCTTCATATTCTTTCGATAAATTTCTTAATCCATTATCAGTAGTTGTATATAAATATGAATCTTCATTTGAGAAATTACAGTCGATTTTATATGTTTGCACAGTTTTATTAATAAATTTTAGAGCATGATTATTTGATTCATAGTAAAGCCCGGCCTTTTCCACACCGAAATGATTTATTAATTCGTCATAAATAAGATCATGTTGCGCTGTTACCTTTGCTGTTGTATGCCCAGTCGTTCCATTTAAAATAAGACCAGAATCAATTAACACAACATCGATGCCTTCTTTTGCAAGTAAATAGGCAGTAGTAATACCTGTAATACCAGCACCGATAACAGCAACTTTGGTCTTTATATTTTCGGATAAACGAGGGAAAGTAGGAAACTGAGTAGATTCAATCCAATAAGATAGTGGTAGTTGTGGAAATGTATCACTTGTCATTGTGGAAACCTCCTGATTTTAGAACAATTTTCCTTTTAATATTTCCATATTATATGAAATTCATGTGTGCTTTTTTAGAAGGAGTCTATTTTGTTAAAAGAAAGATAAAATTATTTTAATATAATTATTAAATATTGTCGGTATGAAGAGGTAGAGATTGTGTAAAGCTAGATTTAGGTGAGTGTATTTGTCATTTACACCGAGAATTCTTGAACAAGATAGAGTCTATAGCATGTCAAGGTACGTATATGCATAATGGGTGAAACCTTATAAAATCTATGTTTTTTCTTTAGTGAAATAGAGTATGATTATAAAAATATAACCAATTTTTATTACTAGGTCATAAAAGTTGTTGACAATATAGAAATTCTATTGATATGATTCATCATGTGGAAAGGTTGATAGAGAGTAAAAAGAGAAATGTTTTTCATTGATAATAAAAGCGAAAAAATAAGTGACGATAGAGTGAGTATATTTTCCTTATAATAGATGCTTTTTGAATCACCTAGTAAAATCAATCTGGAAGCAAGAATTGATATATGTAAGTTGCGCAAGGCGCGGCATAAGAAAGGGGCAAAAGGATGAAGGAGCTTCATACGTTTGGGTGGTATGCAGCACGTGTATCACCACATTTGCCGAAAAAAGCGTTTAAACCAGTTCCTACTCGTTTATTTGGTGGACTGGCTTATTTGCTTGTGGCATTGGCGGGGTTAATATCGATTGGTGTATTTGAATTGAATGTGTGGGCGAATCTAGGAATTGCGATTGTTCTTGGATTATGTTTTGCTTCACTTGGGTTTTTAGGACATGAAATTTTACATGGAACTGTTGTAAGAAAGGCATGGCTACGTGATTTTTTAGGCGCGATTGCATTTATGCCATTATCAACAGGCCCTAAACTTTGGAGAAAGTGGCATAATGCAACGCATCATGTTCATACGCAACATGAAGAGAA includes these proteins:
- a CDS encoding nucleotidyltransferase domain-containing protein, with translation MREKIRLELERIEKENEVKILFAVESGSRAWGFPSKDSDYDVRFVYMHPVEWYLSIHDKRDVIEYPISDDLDISGWDIKKALQLFAKSNPALLEWIRSPIFYSKNSNFPEQLQQMSEKHFDPKATIYHYLHMASKNYREFLQGENVKLKKYFYVLRPILACKWLEEKTTLPPVEFDRLITELSLERSVLAEIEQLLIKKKAGTELDIGLKIEVLNQFLEDQIHYYQQYVKGIEKGSGIDIESLNTLFRDMLFAVYEKEHK
- a CDS encoding FAD-dependent oxidoreductase; this encodes MTSDTFPQLPLSYWIESTQFPTFPRLSENIKTKVAVIGAGITGITTAYLLAKEGIDVVLIDSGLILNGTTGHTTAKVTAQHDLIYDELINHFGVEKAGLYYESNNHALKFINKTVQTYKIDCNFSNEDSYLYTTTDNGLRNLSKEYEAYQKLNIPCDYVQSLSIPIPVQSALIMKNQAQFHPLLYLKTLLEKFVEMGGKVYEQTTAMDVEKGDSPQVITKEGHRITCKYVVSCSHFPFYDANSFFFTRMYAERSYALAIKAKTDYPGGMYLSIDDPKRSLRYTTNNGEKLILIGGESHKTGQGINTMLHYEALFSFAEATFGIDEVPYRWSAQDLITLDKLPYIGHINERNPNIFVATGYRKWGMTTGTAAAHLLKDSILKVHSPYKELYAPSRFHANTDIKTFLSQNIDVAKHLIEGKMETALRQPEDLEIGEGSVVHVNGKRAGAYKDKDGKLHIVDTTCTHLGCEVEWNNGDCTWDCPCHGSRFSIEGDVLEGPADQPLKRVNNE
- a CDS encoding MFS transporter: MQPSAPPHLESTETIFSSSITKLVVFICWLAILADGYDLGIYGAVLPKLLEDKSWALSPAHAGTIASYALFGMFIGAILVGTITDLIGRKWTLICCLALFSITMGLAALAPSPELFGLSRFIGGIGLGGVIPTASALTVEYSPKKRQSFIYALMFTGYPLGIVLGAILSMFMLEDFGWRIMFGIGMVPLLLIPFIIRYLPESIQFLLSRNRQEEVDQILNRFQIEFNAKEETHQAPSNIRKKNGFLTLFSKEYIKATLLFWITYIMGMFLIYGLNTWLPQMMRQAGYPLGSSLSFLLMLNITAAIGALFAGAIADRIGAKIVISISYLMAAICIGLLTIKPSVTIIYLLIGLAGIGSVGITQILNAYVTQYFPSHIRATSLGWGLGLGRVGAIAGPILVGIIMTMQYDLAWNFYLFSFAGLLAAISVFFIPTK